One segment of Hymenobacter volaticus DNA contains the following:
- a CDS encoding PAS domain-containing sensor histidine kinase produces MPSASPPLDLLPVFNAQPGATLLLSPEWVIVGASDDYLAATLTERATLVGQHIFAAFPDNPDTPEANAVANVRASLAQVMATKQFHEMAPQHYDVPDPAQPGRFVERHWQPRHTPVLDAQGQVQFIIQSVQDITARRLAERQLRESQAREQAARAEAERERAELRRVFAEAPIAMGVLRGPDFVVEWANPRMGQIWGRPLDQIVGRPHFAALPDLAGQGFEAVFAGVLQTGEPCYFRELLVTIAQAQQSYQGYFNITYQPTYDEAGHITGLICSAVEVTDQVRARQQVQTLNEELAAINEELRASNEEYLATNAALSQTQQQLEAARAETEGERQRLYQVLMRMPANIALLRGPEHIYDLVNAEYERLFPARTTLGRTIREVIPDIEGQGFYELFDRVYETGEPFYDAETEVWADFAGTGEPQRRYYRTTFEPIRDAQGQVTEVLNFAVDITAQVEARQQVEQLNQELEARVQARTQEALALQADLLEAAQRQVQVRESFYQVFEQTPAAVSLLRGPTYRFEYVNPVYQQVFAGRQLVGHDFADALPDATAQGYLAMLEGVYHTGETFFGAEVPFVSEQPDTSPHTVYFNFTYQAYRENGEIVGISTFALDVTEQVLARQEREAQRQQLYTVFEQAPIGIAIQAGPDLVYEFHNPGYLWMVPDRQLVGKRFFDVFPEMAGTNVETLLRHVYETGETQQEHELLIPVARADGSAELEDRYFTVVYQARRDEQGHINGILAFVMEVTEQVHARQQVQDLNEELAAINEELTAANEELHQSNTQLTRTNVDLDTFVYTASHDLKAPITNIESIVLALRDTLPTAVQQDDVVAHLLELLDTTVTRFRLTIGQLTDISKLQLAHAGPTEPVRLAQAIENVRLDLLPTIAAADTQLTVEVDPELVVLFSPANLRSIVYNLLGNAIKYRAADRPNVVQVRATPEPNAVVLTVQDNGLGMSAVQQRQLFGLFQRLHTHVEGTGVGLYITKRLVENAGGIITVQSQPGAGTTFTIMFPA; encoded by the coding sequence ATGCCCTCGGCCTCGCCCCCGCTCGACTTGCTGCCCGTTTTCAACGCCCAGCCCGGCGCCACCCTGTTGCTCTCGCCCGAGTGGGTGATCGTGGGCGCCAGCGACGACTACCTAGCCGCCACCCTCACCGAGCGGGCCACCCTCGTCGGGCAGCACATCTTTGCGGCCTTCCCCGATAACCCCGATACGCCCGAGGCCAACGCCGTGGCCAACGTACGCGCCTCGCTCGCGCAGGTGATGGCTACTAAGCAGTTCCACGAGATGGCCCCGCAGCACTACGACGTGCCTGACCCCGCCCAGCCCGGCCGGTTTGTGGAGCGCCACTGGCAGCCGCGCCACACGCCCGTGCTCGACGCGCAGGGGCAGGTGCAGTTCATCATCCAATCCGTGCAGGACATCACCGCCCGCCGTCTGGCCGAGCGGCAGCTGCGCGAAAGCCAGGCCCGCGAGCAAGCCGCTCGGGCCGAGGCCGAACGGGAGCGGGCCGAGTTGCGGCGCGTCTTTGCCGAGGCGCCCATAGCGATGGGCGTGTTGCGCGGCCCCGACTTCGTCGTAGAGTGGGCCAATCCCCGCATGGGGCAGATCTGGGGTCGCCCTCTCGACCAAATTGTAGGCCGCCCCCACTTCGCGGCCCTACCCGACTTGGCGGGGCAAGGCTTTGAGGCCGTGTTTGCCGGCGTGCTGCAGACCGGGGAGCCCTGCTACTTCCGCGAACTGCTCGTGACCATCGCGCAGGCGCAGCAGTCCTATCAGGGCTACTTCAACATCACCTACCAGCCTACGTACGATGAGGCGGGCCATATTACCGGCCTGATATGCTCCGCAGTTGAAGTAACCGACCAAGTACGTGCCCGGCAGCAGGTGCAAACCCTCAACGAGGAACTGGCCGCTATCAACGAAGAACTGCGCGCCAGCAACGAGGAATACTTGGCGACCAACGCCGCCCTGAGCCAGACCCAGCAGCAGCTGGAAGCCGCCCGCGCGGAAACGGAAGGTGAGCGCCAGCGCCTGTACCAAGTGCTCATGCGCATGCCCGCTAACATTGCCCTGCTGCGCGGCCCCGAGCATATCTACGACCTAGTGAATGCCGAATATGAGCGGCTGTTTCCGGCACGTACTACCCTAGGCCGCACCATCCGCGAGGTCATTCCCGATATTGAAGGCCAAGGCTTTTACGAGCTGTTCGACCGAGTATACGAGACGGGCGAGCCCTTCTACGACGCCGAAACCGAAGTCTGGGCGGACTTTGCCGGCACCGGCGAGCCCCAACGCCGCTACTACCGCACTACCTTCGAGCCCATCCGCGACGCGCAGGGGCAGGTGACGGAAGTCCTCAACTTTGCCGTCGACATCACGGCCCAGGTGGAAGCCCGCCAGCAAGTCGAGCAGCTCAACCAGGAGCTGGAAGCTCGGGTGCAGGCGCGCACCCAGGAGGCCCTCGCTCTGCAAGCCGACCTGCTAGAAGCGGCCCAGCGCCAGGTGCAGGTGCGCGAGTCCTTCTACCAAGTCTTCGAGCAAACCCCGGCGGCCGTGTCGCTGCTGCGCGGGCCGACGTATCGCTTCGAGTACGTCAACCCAGTTTACCAGCAAGTCTTTGCCGGCCGCCAGCTGGTAGGGCACGACTTTGCTGACGCCCTGCCCGATGCCACCGCGCAAGGCTACCTGGCCATGCTCGAGGGCGTGTACCACACAGGCGAAACGTTCTTTGGAGCTGAAGTGCCCTTCGTGTCCGAGCAGCCCGACACCTCGCCCCACACGGTCTACTTCAACTTCACGTACCAGGCGTACCGGGAAAACGGCGAGATAGTGGGCATTTCCACTTTTGCCCTCGATGTGACGGAGCAGGTGCTGGCCCGCCAGGAGCGCGAAGCCCAGCGCCAGCAGCTCTACACGGTGTTTGAGCAAGCCCCCATTGGCATCGCCATTCAGGCGGGGCCCGACCTGGTGTACGAGTTTCACAACCCTGGCTACCTGTGGATGGTGCCTGACCGGCAGCTAGTGGGGAAACGCTTTTTTGATGTCTTTCCCGAAATGGCCGGCACCAACGTGGAAACGCTGCTCCGGCACGTGTACGAGACGGGCGAAACGCAGCAGGAGCACGAGCTGCTCATTCCCGTGGCCCGCGCCGACGGCAGCGCCGAATTGGAGGACCGTTACTTCACCGTCGTTTACCAGGCCCGGCGCGACGAGCAAGGCCACATCAACGGCATTTTGGCGTTTGTGATGGAAGTAACCGAGCAGGTACACGCCCGCCAGCAGGTGCAGGACTTGAATGAAGAGTTAGCGGCCATTAATGAGGAACTGACGGCCGCCAACGAGGAGCTGCACCAGAGCAACACCCAACTCACGCGTACCAACGTGGATTTGGATACGTTCGTGTACACGGCCTCGCACGACCTCAAGGCCCCGATTACCAACATTGAAAGCATCGTGCTGGCCCTGCGCGATACGCTGCCCACAGCCGTGCAGCAGGACGACGTGGTGGCGCACCTGCTGGAGCTGCTCGACACGACGGTGACCCGTTTCCGGCTGACCATCGGCCAACTCACCGACATCTCTAAGCTGCAACTGGCCCACGCCGGGCCGACCGAACCAGTACGACTGGCGCAAGCCATCGAAAACGTGCGGCTGGACCTGCTGCCCACTATCGCCGCGGCCGATACGCAACTCACGGTCGAGGTCGACCCCGAACTGGTCGTGTTGTTCTCCCCCGCTAACCTGCGCAGCATCGTCTATAACCTACTCGGCAATGCCATCAAGTACCGCGCCGCCGACCGGCCCAATGTGGTGCAGGTGCGGGCCACCCCCGAGCCGAACGCCGTGGTGCTCACGGTGCAAGACAATGGGCTGGGCATGAGCGCAGTGCAGCAGCGCCAGCTGTTCGGGCTTTTCCAGCGCCTGCACACGCACGTGGAAGGCACCGGCGTGGGCCTCTACATCACCAAGCGCCTGGTAGAAAATGCCGGGGGCATTATCACCGTCCAGAGCCAGCCAGGTGCGGGCACGACCTTTACCATTATGTTTCCGGCCTAA
- a CDS encoding response regulator: MPHLTSVLLVDDDPTTNYLNKLLLTRLKVAEQVLVVENGEQALRTLVQTCRAENALCPQLILLDMNMPVLNGVAFLEAYVQLPLAQQQAIVIVMLTTSLHPVDMARAEKLPIAGFLNKPLTQEKVTDLLAQHFAR; encoded by the coding sequence ATGCCCCATTTAACGAGTGTGCTGCTGGTCGATGACGACCCCACCACCAATTACCTTAACAAACTCCTGCTCACGCGCCTAAAGGTGGCCGAGCAGGTGCTCGTGGTTGAAAACGGCGAGCAGGCCCTGCGCACGCTCGTGCAGACCTGTAGGGCCGAAAATGCGCTGTGTCCTCAACTCATTCTGCTGGACATGAACATGCCCGTGCTCAACGGGGTAGCCTTTCTGGAAGCCTACGTGCAGCTGCCGCTGGCCCAGCAGCAGGCCATTGTCATCGTCATGCTCACCACCTCGCTGCACCCCGTGGATATGGCCCGCGCCGAGAAGCTGCCCATCGCCGGCTTTCTCAACAAGCCGCTGACCCAGGAAAAAGTAACGGACTTGTTGGCGCAGCACTTTGCGCGCTAG
- a CDS encoding PAS domain-containing protein: MSATNPDATLTQQLRALETVPDSYIVVSPELVILAASNAYLADTLKQREELVGRYLFDAFPDNPVAPQAHAVRNWRASLKHVIATGQPHQMALQHYDVLDPERPGHFVERHWKPRNTPVFNAQGQLHYIIHSSVNVTQEVQARQAQDREQEALLAAERERQQLSQLVLHAPAAMCLLQGPGLVYGLVNPSYQQLFPDRVLLGKPLLEALPEFQGSTVWERLQQVYRTGQTNQDQEVPVTLARTADSKPEQHYFNHTFQARYNAQQQVDGVYVFAFDVSEQVQARQQVQALNQQLTRVNADLDSFVYMAAHDLRAPINNLAVLMQVLGEELTDRPGMATNPLLEMMQEAVTRFQRTLGQLSEMLPLHQAPDSTATPVELAAVVADVRQDLRPALQQTGASWWWITPPVRWSLCPPRACAPCFTICSAMPSNTTIPPGSRWYT; the protein is encoded by the coding sequence ATGTCTGCTACCAACCCTGACGCTACTCTTACCCAGCAGTTACGCGCGCTGGAAACGGTTCCCGATTCCTACATCGTGGTTTCGCCCGAGCTGGTGATTCTCGCGGCCAGCAACGCCTATCTGGCCGACACGCTGAAACAGCGCGAGGAGTTGGTGGGGCGCTATTTGTTCGACGCTTTCCCTGATAATCCAGTCGCACCCCAGGCGCATGCCGTGCGCAACTGGCGCGCCTCACTCAAGCACGTTATTGCTACGGGCCAGCCCCATCAGATGGCGCTGCAACACTATGATGTGCTCGACCCCGAACGGCCAGGCCACTTTGTGGAACGCCACTGGAAGCCGCGCAATACGCCCGTGTTCAACGCGCAGGGCCAGTTGCACTACATCATTCACAGCTCGGTCAACGTCACGCAGGAGGTGCAAGCACGGCAGGCGCAAGACCGGGAGCAGGAGGCTCTGCTGGCAGCCGAGCGGGAACGGCAGCAACTTAGTCAGCTCGTGCTGCACGCGCCAGCCGCCATGTGCCTGCTGCAGGGCCCCGGGTTGGTGTATGGACTCGTCAACCCCAGCTACCAGCAGCTGTTCCCGGACCGGGTGCTGCTGGGCAAGCCACTACTGGAAGCGCTGCCCGAGTTTCAGGGTAGCACCGTGTGGGAGCGCTTGCAGCAAGTCTACCGCACGGGACAGACTAACCAGGACCAAGAAGTGCCGGTAACCCTGGCGCGCACGGCGGATAGCAAGCCAGAACAACACTACTTCAACCACACGTTTCAGGCGCGCTACAACGCCCAGCAGCAGGTGGATGGCGTGTATGTGTTTGCCTTCGATGTGAGCGAGCAAGTACAGGCGCGCCAGCAGGTGCAAGCCCTGAACCAGCAACTCACGCGCGTGAATGCCGACCTGGACAGCTTCGTGTACATGGCTGCGCACGACCTGCGCGCGCCGATCAACAACCTAGCGGTGCTCATGCAAGTGCTAGGCGAGGAATTGACGGATCGCCCTGGTATGGCCACCAACCCACTGCTGGAGATGATGCAGGAAGCCGTGACACGCTTTCAGCGGACCCTCGGGCAGCTCAGCGAGATGCTGCCGCTTCACCAAGCTCCGGACTCAACTGCCACTCCTGTAGAGTTGGCGGCTGTCGTAGCGGACGTGCGCCAGGATTTACGGCCTGCTTTGCAGCAAACGGGGGCCAGCTGGTGGTGGATAACGCCGCCTGTCCGGTGGTCGCTATGCCCGCCAAGAGCCTGCGCTCCGTGCTTTACAATCTGCTCAGCAATGCCTTCAAATACCACCATCCCACCCGGCAGCCGGTGGTACACCTGA
- a CDS encoding sensor histidine kinase — protein MPAKSLRSVLYNLLSNAFKYHHPTRQPVVHLSCHDQDGWWCLRVEDNGLGLTADQQAALFTLFRRFHDHVEGSGLGLYTVKKLVENLGGRVEVQSELGFGSTFQVFIPHHAR, from the coding sequence ATGCCCGCCAAGAGCCTGCGCTCCGTGCTTTACAATCTGCTCAGCAATGCCTTCAAATACCACCATCCCACCCGGCAGCCGGTGGTACACCTGAGCTGTCACGACCAGGACGGGTGGTGGTGCCTGCGGGTAGAGGACAATGGGCTGGGATTGACGGCAGACCAGCAGGCTGCCTTATTTACCTTGTTCCGTCGGTTCCACGACCATGTGGAAGGCTCCGGCCTGGGGCTGTACACCGTCAAGAAACTGGTGGAAAACCTAGGCGGCCGGGTCGAGGTACAAAGTGAGTTGGGTTTCGGGTCCACTTTCCAGGTATTTATACCCCATCACGCGCGGTAA
- a CDS encoding UTP--glucose-1-phosphate uridylyltransferase, with protein MKVKKAVITAAARGERLYPVADTIQKAMLPVIDLDGLHKPVIQIIAEEAFNSGIEELCVVCAPGDGERYLSAFASLRDNLVRSYQGSDWATQQADKIDFLLSRLHFAEQVEPLGYGHAVACARDFVQNEPFLLLLGDYLYVSARPGQRCAAQLLALAAQEDCAVSAVNPTIEHQIGRYGTLTGRLVSGRAGTYEIEKIIEKPSLSTAELELPTPGLRAGYYLCFFGMHVLTPNIFAILARHQASSSGNLLLTPALQELAETEKYLALEIQGTRYDLSRRHGLLRAQLALGLAGEARGETLSTMVELLAEANGR; from the coding sequence ATGAAAGTTAAAAAAGCCGTCATTACGGCGGCCGCCCGCGGCGAGCGGCTCTACCCCGTGGCCGATACCATTCAGAAGGCGATGCTGCCCGTTATCGACCTCGATGGCCTGCACAAGCCCGTTATTCAAATCATTGCCGAAGAAGCTTTCAACAGCGGCATCGAAGAGCTGTGCGTGGTTTGCGCCCCCGGCGACGGCGAGCGTTACCTCAGCGCCTTTGCTTCCCTGCGCGACAACCTGGTGCGTTCGTACCAAGGTAGCGACTGGGCCACCCAGCAGGCCGATAAAATCGACTTTCTGCTGAGCCGGCTGCACTTTGCCGAGCAGGTCGAGCCATTGGGCTACGGCCACGCCGTGGCTTGCGCCCGCGATTTTGTGCAGAATGAGCCGTTTTTGCTGTTGCTCGGCGACTACCTCTACGTATCGGCCCGGCCGGGGCAACGCTGCGCGGCGCAGCTGCTAGCCCTGGCCGCGCAGGAGGACTGCGCCGTGTCGGCCGTCAACCCCACGATTGAACACCAGATTGGGCGCTACGGCACCCTCACCGGCCGGCTCGTGAGCGGGCGGGCGGGCACCTATGAGATCGAGAAAATCATCGAAAAGCCTTCGCTGAGCACCGCCGAGCTCGAGCTGCCCACGCCGGGCCTGAGGGCGGGTTACTACCTATGCTTTTTCGGCATGCACGTGCTCACGCCCAACATTTTTGCTATTCTAGCGCGCCACCAAGCAAGCAGTAGCGGCAACCTTTTGCTCACGCCAGCCCTGCAGGAACTAGCCGAGACCGAAAAATACCTGGCCCTCGAAATTCAAGGCACGCGCTACGACTTGAGCCGCCGCCACGGCCTGTTGCGGGCCCAACTCGCCCTGGGTTTGGCCGGCGAAGCTCGCGGGGAAACGCTCAGCACCATGGTCGAACTCTTGGCCGAAGCCAATGGCCGCTAA
- a CDS encoding arylamine N-acetyltransferase family protein — protein sequence MAELQEAHLRAVPFENLSIHARQPIVLDERQLFAKVVEHRRGGFCYELNGLFAHLLQEIGFRVTLIAAEVGKPDGTFGPAFDHLALAVELDDVFLVDVGFGDSFRRPLRLHDRGPQVQGLTAYRIHQEGEYYKLQQQNQHVPNAPGEIVYRFRRQAHKLAEFNDMCVYHQTSPESHFSQKRVCSRATADGRLTLRDRRLIVTRGRCGKKRRSTRKKPLPRPC from the coding sequence TTGGCCGAGCTGCAGGAGGCCCACCTGCGGGCCGTGCCGTTTGAAAACTTGAGCATTCACGCCCGGCAGCCCATCGTGCTGGACGAGCGGCAGCTGTTTGCCAAGGTGGTCGAGCACCGGCGCGGCGGCTTTTGCTACGAGTTGAACGGGTTGTTTGCCCACCTGCTGCAGGAAATCGGGTTTCGCGTAACGCTGATTGCGGCGGAAGTGGGCAAACCGGACGGCACGTTCGGCCCTGCCTTTGACCACCTGGCGCTCGCAGTGGAACTCGACGACGTGTTCCTGGTGGACGTCGGCTTTGGCGATTCCTTTCGCCGGCCGCTGCGCCTGCATGACCGAGGCCCGCAGGTGCAGGGCCTTACCGCGTATCGCATTCACCAGGAAGGGGAGTACTACAAGCTCCAGCAGCAAAACCAGCACGTGCCGAATGCCCCGGGAGAAATCGTGTACCGGTTCAGGCGGCAGGCGCATAAGCTGGCGGAGTTCAACGACATGTGCGTGTACCACCAGACCTCGCCCGAGTCGCACTTTAGCCAAAAGCGGGTCTGCTCCCGGGCCACGGCGGACGGGCGCCTGACGCTGCGTGACCGGCGCCTGATCGTCACCCGGGGCCGTTGCGGGAAGAAACGACGCTCGACTCGGAAGAAGCCTTTGCCCAGGCCTTGCTAG